The Spirosoma radiotolerans genome has a window encoding:
- a CDS encoding tetratricopeptide repeat-containing sensor histidine kinase, which produces MMPRQWVVRVSTLLILASSLTSLKGQPIDALTGRLIACADSAHKLMSTNHNSEAFTLLNTALQGPLRHQSKLGTSHLLYEMARLERKRGHLDQSLLLLKQADTLAIQTHRIRLLGRINYALSVVYTDLGDYATAINYCYRTLQYNDKENDRIPATYGLLREIHQHMGNDILSLNYAEQALRLMSRSTNPEDRIIYFITMAERKAREKKYPEALAYMNKAATFTPLKFGPSVVTHQETIYVNIALFYLKMGNWQLASVAINKAAQWEKVDKSFISKAYIYLRMADIQVAQRHYHHAMLLASRAVRAARLSHRPDVVLMTLDSLQHLQFLDGQHQAAWLTAQRVRQLSDSLASVAKTKAVADLDTRYKVAAKEATIQELRNEATIQKLLGDVRQRALKDANQQQTRLLWIAFSLTFGMVGVGFMLWRSQQLQQETEEQRQLLESQATELQELSYYKDKLFGMVSHDLRVPVIALKRIVAGKQTYPTVDEWHTFRATLTTHIEQFYTLVNNVLYWSLGQRGQVRLKVNLFFLDELIADSIETLSAEISQKRLVLVNHVAHEPLVVDENTTGLVLRNLLHNAIKFTPVGGTITLRSLRNDDKLVLMIRDTGPGLTATRHQRNNKLSSTGLGLAVSEELMTLSGGELRIDEVEPHGTEVVLSWPLAA; this is translated from the coding sequence ATGATGCCTAGGCAATGGGTTGTTCGGGTAAGCACGTTGCTTATCTTAGCCAGCTCGCTGACAAGCCTCAAAGGGCAGCCAATCGACGCGCTCACCGGTCGGTTGATTGCCTGTGCTGATTCGGCCCACAAGCTGATGAGCACAAACCACAACAGCGAAGCATTTACGCTGCTCAATACTGCGCTACAAGGGCCTCTACGACACCAATCTAAACTGGGAACCAGTCATTTACTCTATGAAATGGCGCGCCTGGAACGCAAACGGGGCCACCTTGATCAGTCTCTTCTACTACTGAAGCAGGCCGATACGCTGGCTATTCAGACGCACCGGATTAGGCTGTTGGGCCGGATTAATTATGCACTAAGTGTTGTTTATACCGATCTGGGCGATTACGCTACGGCTATAAATTACTGTTATCGTACGTTGCAATACAACGATAAGGAAAACGATCGAATACCGGCTACCTACGGGCTGCTTCGTGAAATTCATCAGCATATGGGCAATGACATACTCTCGTTGAATTACGCAGAGCAAGCTCTTCGATTGATGAGTCGCTCGACAAACCCAGAGGATCGTATTATCTATTTCATAACGATGGCTGAACGAAAGGCCCGGGAGAAAAAATACCCTGAAGCGCTTGCTTATATGAACAAGGCGGCCACCTTTACCCCCCTAAAGTTTGGTCCGAGTGTAGTGACTCATCAAGAAACTATATACGTCAACATAGCCCTCTTCTACTTAAAAATGGGTAACTGGCAATTGGCCAGTGTTGCCATCAACAAAGCCGCTCAGTGGGAAAAAGTTGATAAATCCTTTATTTCAAAGGCGTACATATACCTTCGAATGGCCGACATTCAGGTGGCCCAGCGGCATTATCATCACGCTATGTTACTGGCAAGCCGGGCCGTTCGTGCGGCACGCCTGAGCCATCGCCCGGATGTAGTGCTGATGACGCTCGATAGCCTGCAGCATCTTCAATTTCTCGATGGCCAGCATCAGGCGGCCTGGTTAACGGCTCAGCGGGTTCGGCAACTGAGCGATAGCCTGGCATCGGTAGCGAAAACCAAAGCTGTTGCCGATCTGGATACCCGCTATAAGGTAGCCGCTAAAGAAGCGACTATTCAGGAACTCCGTAACGAAGCGACCATTCAAAAGCTCCTTGGCGACGTACGACAGCGTGCCTTAAAGGACGCGAACCAGCAACAGACCCGACTTTTGTGGATAGCCTTCTCCCTGACCTTTGGAATGGTTGGCGTCGGGTTCATGCTCTGGCGATCCCAACAGTTGCAGCAGGAAACCGAAGAGCAACGGCAACTGCTGGAAAGCCAGGCCACAGAATTACAAGAGCTTAGCTATTATAAAGACAAACTATTCGGCATGGTGAGCCATGATTTGCGCGTGCCCGTCATTGCTCTGAAGCGGATTGTTGCCGGCAAACAGACCTATCCGACGGTCGATGAATGGCATACGTTCCGGGCTACACTGACAACCCATATCGAACAATTCTATACCTTGGTCAATAACGTATTATACTGGTCGCTGGGCCAGCGGGGACAGGTCAGGCTTAAAGTTAATTTGTTCTTTCTGGATGAACTCATTGCCGATAGTATTGAGACACTGTCGGCTGAAATCAGCCAAAAGCGCCTTGTTTTAGTGAATCATGTAGCGCACGAGCCGCTCGTAGTTGATGAAAATACAACGGGTCTGGTTCTTCGAAATTTGCTGCATAATGCCATTAAGTTTACCCCCGTTGGTGGAACGATCACCCTGCGTTCGCTGCGAAACGACGATAAGCTTGTGCTAATGATCCGTGACACCGGGCCAGGCCTCACTGCCACACGCCATCAGCGAAATAACAAGCTATCCAGCACAGGTCTGGGACTGGCTGTATCCGAAGAACTGATGA
- a CDS encoding LytR/AlgR family response regulator transcription factor, with product MINHTYLIVDDSPADVELLKHQLSLIPILKQVFVCGAVNEALAHLMTQPCHLLFLDLNLPGQLGIDWLRTSPHRPPVIVTTSSSDYALDCYDLEIVDYLVKPYTTDRLMRAISRTFDDKISKPRVDSQNIFLHVNRRLRKFNFHDIMYFEAFAAYTKIHTVSEVVVTSESISMLEDRLPSSQFIRIQKSYIINLDKLTTIEHRAVWLNETKLPVGQRFRETIGELFRSKSSKIDNIDWASHDA from the coding sequence ATGATCAACCACACCTATCTAATTGTTGACGATTCACCGGCAGACGTAGAGTTACTTAAACATCAGCTTAGTCTGATCCCAATTTTAAAACAAGTCTTTGTATGTGGGGCTGTGAATGAGGCCCTGGCACACCTGATGACGCAACCTTGCCATTTACTGTTCCTGGATCTAAATCTCCCTGGCCAGCTGGGCATCGATTGGTTGCGAACCTCACCACACCGCCCACCAGTGATCGTGACCACTAGCTCGTCCGATTACGCGCTGGATTGCTATGACCTCGAAATTGTTGATTATTTGGTTAAACCCTATACGACTGATCGGCTGATGCGTGCCATTAGCCGCACGTTTGATGACAAGATCTCTAAACCACGGGTTGATTCTCAGAACATATTTCTACACGTCAACAGGCGACTTCGAAAATTCAATTTTCACGACATCATGTACTTCGAAGCCTTCGCGGCTTATACTAAGATTCATACCGTGTCGGAAGTAGTGGTTACCAGTGAATCAATCTCCATGCTGGAAGATCGGTTGCCCTCCAGCCAATTTATCCGTATCCAGAAATCATACATCATCAACCTGGATAAATTGACCACCATCGAGCACCGCGCTGTCTGGCTGAACGAAACAAAATTGCCCGTTGGCCAGCGTTTTCGGGAAACGATCGGGGAGTTGTTCCGTAGTAAATCCAGCAAAATAGACAATATTGACTGGGCTAGTCATGATGCCTAG
- a CDS encoding MATE family efflux transporter, which yields MTKFIRLFLAALRGSETNFTSGSINRAIFLLSVPMILEMVMESLFAVVDVFFVAKIGTEAIATVGLTESVLTIVYSIAIGLSTAATALVSRRVGEDNHRGAGTVAGQVILVSIAMSLLMGVAGFVFAENILHLMGADQRLIGNGVNFTRMIFASSPAIMLLYTLSGCLRGSGDASVAMRSLWLANGVNIVLCPVFIFGLGPIPELGVMGSAVATTIGRTIGVLYQLYALTRAKGAIQVLRSDVVPDAGLIRNLLSLAIGGTSQFLVGSASWIFLTRILSTFGSDVVAGYTIAIRIIVFTILPSWGLANAAATLVGQNLGAGQPERAETSAWRAAFCNMLFLAAVGIAFFLGATPIVGLFDNNVHVVAIAVECLRIFCLGYLFMAYGMVLSQSLNGAGDTRTPTMINIVCFWLVEIPLAYTLAHVFNWGPPGVFWSVAISETLLAGIAVLVFRRGRWKTVQV from the coding sequence ATGACCAAATTTATTCGGTTATTTCTGGCCGCATTGCGTGGATCAGAAACCAATTTCACATCCGGTAGTATTAACCGGGCTATCTTCCTGTTGTCAGTTCCCATGATTCTGGAGATGGTAATGGAATCGCTGTTTGCCGTAGTCGACGTGTTTTTCGTTGCCAAAATCGGAACAGAAGCCATTGCCACCGTGGGCCTGACGGAGTCGGTCCTGACCATTGTCTATTCCATCGCCATTGGCCTCAGCACGGCCGCAACAGCCCTGGTGTCCCGACGGGTTGGGGAAGACAACCACCGGGGCGCGGGTACGGTAGCCGGGCAGGTAATTCTCGTCTCTATTGCGATGAGCCTGTTGATGGGTGTTGCCGGTTTTGTGTTTGCCGAAAACATCCTGCATCTGATGGGGGCCGACCAACGGCTGATCGGAAATGGCGTAAATTTCACCCGGATGATTTTCGCCAGTTCACCGGCAATAATGCTGCTGTATACCTTGAGTGGTTGTCTGCGTGGGTCGGGCGATGCGTCCGTAGCGATGCGGTCGCTGTGGCTGGCTAACGGCGTCAACATTGTGCTCTGCCCGGTGTTTATTTTCGGACTGGGCCCTATTCCCGAACTAGGCGTCATGGGATCAGCCGTGGCCACCACCATTGGCCGAACGATCGGAGTTTTATACCAGTTGTATGCCCTGACCCGAGCTAAAGGAGCTATCCAGGTTCTTCGTTCCGACGTCGTGCCAGACGCCGGTCTTATCCGAAACTTGCTCAGTCTGGCCATCGGTGGAACCAGTCAATTCCTGGTTGGTTCAGCCAGTTGGATATTCCTGACACGCATTCTGTCAACGTTTGGCAGCGATGTGGTAGCCGGTTATACCATTGCCATCCGCATCATTGTGTTCACGATTTTGCCTTCGTGGGGACTTGCCAACGCAGCCGCCACACTGGTTGGGCAGAACCTGGGGGCCGGACAGCCCGAACGTGCCGAAACATCCGCGTGGCGGGCGGCTTTCTGCAACATGCTCTTTTTAGCGGCCGTAGGCATTGCTTTTTTTCTGGGTGCCACGCCTATTGTTGGTCTGTTCGACAACAACGTTCACGTGGTTGCCATTGCCGTCGAATGCCTTCGGATATTCTGTCTGGGGTATCTGTTTATGGCCTATGGTATGGTGCTAAGCCAGTCGCTCAACGGTGCCGGAGACACCCGTACCCCAACAATGATCAACATTGTGTGTTTCTGGCTGGTTGAAATTCCGTTGGCGTATACCCTGGCTCATGTGTTTAACTGGGGACCTCCTGGCGTGTTCTGGTCGGTGGCCATCAGTGAAACATTGCTGGCCGGTATTGCGGTTCTGGTCTTCCGTCGGGGACGCTGGAAAACGGTTCAGGTCTGA